The Pseudomonas entomophila genome segment CGAGGGCCAGGCCGAGGCTGCCGCAGACCCGGTAGACACCGGTATCGAGGCGTTCGACCGTGACACCACGCGCCTCGTCGTTGGCGGCGCCCCAGCAACCGGCAGGTTCGAACGTATGTTCCCGCAGGTCGATACGGGTACTGCGCTCGACATCGGTGATGCGCACAATCGGTGATGCTGCCGAGAGCACGCCCCCCGAACCACGCGTGGTATTGCCGGTGTGGTAGAGCTCCGCCCAGGCAGTGCCTCCCTGATCAGGGATGACCGAACGGAAGAACGCCCGATTTTCCGATATACCCAACGCAAGCTGAGACTGCCAGCGGACATCCGGTCCCCATCGAGTCGACAGGACCTGCACGGTTAGATAAGGCGCATTCTTGCCGAGATAACTGCCATACAGACCGGTGGGACGTGCGTTCTGTAAATCACCGGGCTCATTGATCGACGGACAGAGCCAGCCACCAGGCGCAACGACCATCAACTGGCCAGGCTGGTCCCCTGTGTTCGCGGTGGCGCCGGTACCCAAGCCGAGCGCTGCGCGAGCGCCTTCCACACTTTGCGCTCCAGTTCCACCACGGACGATTGGCAGGGCCGCGGGGAGGTTGTCGCCGCCCAGCGCGGCATAGAGTTCATCGAAGTTCGCCTGCGTGCGGGCGAAGGCGCTGCGCTGGGTATCCCCACCGGCGCCGGTGGGTGCGCTGCCCAGGTTGATTGTCTGCTTGGCCATCTCGGCCCTCCAGGTTTGAACTTGGCTCCAGTGGATGCGCCAGGATTCAATGCTTGTGATTGGCGGTGTTGCCAGCGGTATCGATAATCCGCCCGCCACCGTTGATGTCACCGCTGACCAGCAATGGCCCATTGACCGCGACCTTGCCGGTCAAGGTGATGGCGGCAGCATCGAGGGTGATGGCGCCGTCGTTGACCACCAGGGTGCTGGCGCCGACCTTGATGGTCGCGTTGCCGCTGGGCAACTGGATGTCGTAGCGCTTAGCCTGCCAGTCATAGCTCAGCGAGCCACCGTCGTCGAAACGCCAGACTTCCACGTGGTCGCGGTTGTCAGGCGCGGCGCCGGCATTGCCATAGAGGCCCGCCACGAAGGTGCCCTGGGCCGGCTCACCGCTGGGGCTGACCAGCACGCCCTGCTCGCCCAGGCTCGGTGCCCGCCAGTGGCGCGCCTTGCCGGCAGCCTGGCTGTGCCAGCGCACCCAGGCGCTGGTCCAGTCGCCATCGGAGACTCGAACACGGGCTGCGGCGAGGTCCACCGCCACCACCGAACAGGGGATCACCAGGCTGGCCAGCATGCGGTCGTGCATCGCCGTGGCGTAGCTCATGCCAAGTTCCCCGGGGCCAGGTACTTGTCTTCGTTGCCAGGACCGGTGTCGGGACTAAAACCCAACACCAGGCTGCCGGGCGGCTGGTCGGGCCAGGCCCACTGGGGCTCGCCGAAGAGGATCGGCTGTTCCCACTGCACCTTCCAACCAGCACCTTCGTAGTGCGCCTGCACGTTGCGGCTGGCCTCGACGAAGTCCAGGCCCCACAGTTGCTGGCGCAGCAGGTCCATCAGTTGCGCGGCCAGTTCGCTGCCTTGCAGCCGTGCTTGCGGTTGCGAGGTATCCGGGATGATCTCGGCCTCGTAGGTGGCGATCAGCACCGAGCGGCCATCACGGGGAGCGCCATCGGCGGTCATGCGCACGACACCGTGGCGCAAGGATGGAGAGGGCAGGTTAGCGCCAGTACTGTCCTGACTGCCGACCGATGCCAGGGCTGGAAGTCCTTCACGGATCGTGGAGGTGAGTGCTGCACTCAGGGTGGACAATTCGCTCATGGGCGAGTCCTCATGAAAATGAACAGTTGTCATTCAAGGTCATTCGAGCCGGTTGGGGTGTTGGGGAACTCCAAGCTGGCAGGGATCGCTCAGGCTCGAATGATCGGGATGGAGGGCATGCTGTAGTAGACCGCGCCAGGTATGGAGGGGCCATTGACATAGGCACTTGCCTCTTGCCAGAGCACTGGCCATCCCTGCGCCGAGAATCCCCAGCGAATATCAACCAGCACTCGGAAAACAGCTCCACCTGACTGCACATGTCCCAACTCCAGGTCCAATGCGAGGCCTACGGCGAGGTAGTAGTCATTGATCGAAGAATCCCAGACGCTTGGTTTGTAGAAGTCTCGACGCGCAACGCCACTCAACCCGGTGCCCCAGGTCCACTCCCAATCCTCCCTTCTTCCCTTGAGCTCTTTGATGAAGGTCAGCGGCAGGCGAGCCGAGTCGAACACCAGTTGTCCCTTGTCATTGTTGATGCGCATACCATAGCCCGGCTTCGCCGGAAGGTCGTAGGCATACAGCCGAACCCATACAGTGTCCGACGTATGACTGTTCAATCCATAGAAGTACAAGGTGACGCCAGTCCAGTTTCCTGGACTTCCCTCGTAGACAACGGTGGAGAAAAACAGCTCGGGATTGGTCCAGCGCCTCAATGCAACCACGGGGGGGGCGTCGCTAGTGACGCGTGAGAAACTGATGCTATGGGTATTCGTTGTCGTGACATTCAAGGGCTGCTCATGCAAAAGCGCCATGTTTCGGTACTTGGAGTCGATGACGACATCGCCCAGTTGGTTGCGCACCGACAAGCCGTAATCGCTCATCGTCTGGCCACCACGAACAGCGTACCCGCCGACAGATCTCCTTGAGGCCACCAACTTTCGCTCCCCCAACTGACCATGCCTTTGCCCATGACAGCCCAAGGCGGACGCTTGCCAGCGACATGGGTCATTACGTAAGCAGTGGCATTGCTGTCGTCGAACTCCGGCAGACTGAGTGTGCCGGAAGTCCCCGCTCCGAGATACTGGGTATGCACCACCCGCAACATCCAGTCGGACACCTCGACCGCCACGCTGCCGTCTTCCTTGAACGTCCTCATTCCATAAGTCGTCATACCAGTATCCCCATCTGCACTCGCACATTCCCCTTATTGTCCCGGATGGTGAAGGTGCCTGATTTATCGAGTTGCCAGATCGGGCTGCCCTTCTCGCTCAGGGCATTCGACTGGATCGAATTGCCGATTTTCGCGCTGCTGATCGTGCCATCCTGAATGAATGTCGATCTCATGAAGACCTGACCGTTCTGGACAGAGAAAGGCGTGAGCGCCTCGCCACCTGCCTGGCTCCCAACCACGGCGAAATTGTCGGCGCTGACCAGAAACTGACTCTGTCGGTCCTCGATACCCAACGAGACACCTGCCGCGTAATACCTCCCATCGGCAGTGACTTGCATTTTTACCGACCACTGGGTCGCCAGCTTGTTGTCCGTCCTGGCCTGGGCCTGGCTCAGTTGCTGAACCGATGCGCTGGTGCCGTCCACCCGGACTTGCACGGTGTCGAGACGATTGGCTAGCGCCGCAATACCATTGCTGTTGCCGACCTGCGCCTGACTGATCGAATTGACCAGACTGTCCGTTGTGTTCTGGCGTGCCACCA includes the following:
- a CDS encoding tail fiber assembly protein; translation: MAKQTINLGSAPTGAGGDTQRSAFARTQANFDELYAALGGDNLPAALPIVRGGTGAQSVEGARAALGLGTGATANTGDQPGQLMVVAPGGWLCPSINEPGDLQNARPTGLYGSYLGKNAPYLTVQVLSTRWGPDVRWQSQLALGISENRAFFRSVIPDQGGTAWAELYHTGNTTRGSGGVLSAASPIVRITDVERSTRIDLREHTFEPAGCWGAANDEARGVTVERLDTGVYRVCGSLGLALEGWRIQDPCSPDGGRTLGLTESEQDRDGTLLVRLFRQRWTLDDQGEMHLGKGEAIDVPPDSWIDVRLAMPAKAELEVLPPLEVPELKQAFPSRQDALDALAQLRSLADQSITPLQDAVDLGVASDAELDALRAWKIYRLGLTRLPDQPGFPNELDWPTPPA
- a CDS encoding phage baseplate assembly protein V — encoded protein: MSYATAMHDRMLASLVIPCSVVAVDLAAARVRVSDGDWTSAWVRWHSQAAGKARHWRAPSLGEQGVLVSPSGEPAQGTFVAGLYGNAGAAPDNRDHVEVWRFDDGGSLSYDWQAKRYDIQLPSGNATIKVGASTLVVNDGAITLDAAAITLTGKVAVNGPLLVSGDINGGGRIIDTAGNTANHKH